Proteins from one Pseudomonas grandcourensis genomic window:
- a CDS encoding acetyl-CoA sensor PanZ family protein, which translates to MPIIVEPLNQATAQDRQDLQKVYSDAPDWLFAPFSGAAQLIDDCLRDGTLIAGRFNDRLLGAARLQRHQDAWHLSQICVRKITRRRGVAERLVAEAQKMAAQSGMPLRLLAPAGHLEAQALAAKLKLPLDVLPA; encoded by the coding sequence ATGCCGATCATTGTCGAGCCGCTGAACCAAGCCACTGCCCAGGATCGGCAGGATCTGCAGAAGGTCTACAGCGACGCCCCGGACTGGCTGTTCGCCCCGTTTTCCGGGGCCGCGCAGTTGATCGATGACTGTTTGCGCGATGGCACACTGATCGCCGGACGCTTCAATGATCGCCTGCTGGGCGCGGCCCGCCTGCAAAGGCACCAAGACGCCTGGCACTTGTCCCAAATATGTGTGCGAAAAATTACCCGTCGCCGTGGTGTTGCCGAGCGACTGGTCGCCGAAGCCCAGAAAATGGCCGCGCAATCAGGCATGCCTCTGCGCCTGCTGGCGCCTGCCGGGCATCTGGAGGCTCAGGCGCTGGCCGCCAAGCTGAAACTGCCACTGGACGTATTGCCGGCGTGA
- a CDS encoding OFA family MFS transporter, with protein MTTSITADGFSADQPAFLSKERIIAKPGFNRWLVPPAALAIHLCIGMAYGFSVFWLPLSKALGITAPVACAPDMSFIAQVFSSQCDWPISMLGWIYTLFFIFLGCSAAIWGGWLEHAGPRKAGVVSALCWCGGLLISALGVYTHQIWLMWIGSGVIGGIGLGLGYISPVSTLIKWFPDKRGMATGMAIMGFGGGAMVGAPLAAALMGHFASPTSVGVWQSFLVMAAIYFVFMIGGALSYRVPPTGWKPEGWTAPAKKASNAMITHRHVHVNVAWKTPQFRLVWLVLCLNVSAGIGILGMASPLLQEVFAGKLLGNDLTFGQLDASQLASIAAIAAGFTGLLSLFNIGGRFFWASFSDYLGRKNTYFVFFALGFALYGLIPNLGHLGSIALFVAAFCIILSMYGGGFATVPAYLADLFGTQMVGAIHGRLLTAWAAAGVLGPVLVNYLREYQLSIGVERAAAYDITLYILAGLLVLGFLCNLLVRPVADKYFMTDAELAAEQALGHDKGADSSTVLEWKAAPGTKPLAIAAWLVVGIPLAWGVWVTLQKTAVLFH; from the coding sequence ATGACCACGAGCATCACGGCGGACGGCTTCAGCGCCGACCAGCCTGCGTTCCTGTCCAAGGAGCGGATCATCGCCAAGCCCGGTTTCAACCGTTGGCTGGTGCCACCGGCCGCGTTGGCCATCCACTTGTGCATCGGCATGGCCTACGGCTTTTCGGTGTTCTGGTTGCCGCTGTCTAAGGCGCTGGGCATCACCGCTCCGGTGGCCTGCGCACCGGACATGAGTTTTATCGCACAAGTCTTTTCGTCCCAGTGTGACTGGCCGATCTCGATGCTCGGCTGGATCTACACCCTGTTCTTCATCTTCCTGGGCTGCTCGGCCGCCATCTGGGGTGGCTGGCTGGAGCATGCCGGACCGCGCAAGGCCGGTGTCGTATCGGCACTGTGCTGGTGCGGCGGCCTGCTGATTTCGGCGCTGGGGGTGTATACCCATCAGATCTGGCTGATGTGGATCGGCTCCGGGGTCATTGGCGGTATCGGCCTGGGCCTGGGCTACATTTCGCCGGTGTCGACCCTGATCAAATGGTTCCCGGACAAGCGCGGCATGGCGACCGGCATGGCGATCATGGGCTTCGGCGGCGGCGCAATGGTCGGCGCTCCGTTGGCGGCAGCGCTGATGGGGCATTTCGCTTCGCCAACCAGCGTCGGCGTCTGGCAGAGCTTCCTGGTGATGGCCGCGATCTACTTCGTGTTCATGATCGGTGGCGCGTTGTCCTATCGCGTACCGCCAACCGGCTGGAAGCCTGAAGGCTGGACGGCCCCGGCGAAAAAAGCCTCGAACGCGATGATCACTCATCGTCATGTTCACGTGAATGTGGCCTGGAAGACGCCGCAATTCCGTCTGGTGTGGCTGGTGCTGTGCCTGAACGTATCGGCCGGTATCGGCATCCTCGGCATGGCGTCGCCGCTGTTGCAGGAAGTGTTCGCGGGCAAGTTGCTGGGCAATGACCTGACCTTCGGTCAACTGGACGCCTCACAACTGGCTTCGATTGCCGCCATCGCTGCCGGTTTCACCGGTTTGCTGAGCCTGTTCAACATCGGTGGGCGCTTCTTCTGGGCTTCGTTCTCGGATTACCTGGGCCGTAAAAACACTTACTTCGTGTTCTTCGCCCTTGGCTTTGCCCTGTACGGACTGATTCCGAACCTTGGTCACCTGGGCAGCATCGCGCTGTTCGTGGCTGCGTTCTGCATCATCCTGTCGATGTATGGCGGTGGTTTCGCGACCGTTCCGGCGTATCTGGCGGATCTGTTCGGCACGCAAATGGTCGGTGCGATTCACGGGCGTCTGCTGACGGCGTGGGCTGCTGCTGGTGTGCTCGGTCCGGTGCTGGTGAATTACCTGCGTGAGTATCAGCTGAGCATCGGCGTCGAGCGTGCGGCGGCCTACGACATCACCCTGTACATCCTCGCCGGCCTGCTGGTGCTGGGTTTCCTGTGCAACCTGCTGGTGCGTCCGGTGGCGGACAAGTACTTCATGACCGACGCCGAACTGGCCGCCGAACAGGCGCTGGGCCATGACAAAGGCGCTGACAGCAGCACCGTGCTGGAGTGGAAAGCCGCGCCGGGCACCAAGCCGCTGGCGATTGCGGCGTGGCTGGTGGTGGGCATTCCGCTGGCGTGGGGTGTTTGGGTGACTCTGCAGAAGACGGCGGTGCTGTTTCACTAA
- the hisB gene encoding imidazoleglycerol-phosphate dehydratase HisB, with translation MAERKASVERDTLETQIKASINLDGTGKARFDIGVPFLEHMLDQIARHGLIDLDIVSKGDLHIDDHHTVEDVGITLGQAFAKAIGDKKGIRRYGHAYVPLDEALSRVVIDLSGRPGLQMHVPYTRATVGGFDVDLFQEFFQGFVNHALVSLHIDNLRGTNTHHQIETVFKAFGRALRMAVELDDRMAGQMPSTKGVL, from the coding sequence ATGGCCGAACGTAAGGCGTCTGTCGAGCGCGACACTCTGGAAACCCAGATCAAAGCCTCGATCAACCTCGATGGCACCGGAAAGGCCCGATTCGATATCGGTGTTCCTTTTCTTGAGCACATGCTGGACCAGATCGCCCGTCACGGGTTGATCGACCTGGATATTGTCAGCAAGGGCGACCTGCATATCGATGACCACCACACGGTGGAAGACGTCGGTATCACCCTCGGCCAGGCGTTTGCCAAAGCCATCGGCGACAAAAAAGGCATCCGTCGCTACGGCCACGCCTACGTGCCGCTCGATGAAGCGCTGTCGCGCGTGGTGATCGACCTCTCCGGCCGCCCAGGCCTGCAGATGCACGTGCCGTACACCCGCGCCACCGTCGGCGGCTTCGACGTTGACCTGTTCCAGGAGTTCTTCCAGGGCTTCGTCAACCATGCGCTGGTCAGCCTGCACATCGACAACCTGCGTGGCACCAACACCCACCACCAGATCGAAACCGTGTTCAAGGCTTTCGGCCGCGCCCTGCGCATGGCCGTCGAGCTCGATGACCGCATGGCCGGGCAAATGCCGTCGACCAAGGGCGTTCTGTAA
- the hisH gene encoding imidazole glycerol phosphate synthase subunit HisH has product MQTVAVIDYGMGNLHSVAKALEHVGAGKVLITSDANVIREADRVVFPGVGAIRDCMAEIRRLGFDSLVREVSQDRPFLGICVGMQALLDTSEENDGVDCIGLFPGAVKFFGKDLVEDGEHLKVPHMGWNEVKQKVSHPLWHDIPDMARFYFVHSYYIAAANARQVVGGGHYGVDFAAALAEGSRFAVQFHPEKSHTHGLQLLQNFAAWDGRW; this is encoded by the coding sequence ATGCAGACAGTCGCGGTTATCGATTACGGCATGGGCAACCTGCACTCGGTGGCCAAGGCCCTCGAGCACGTCGGTGCCGGCAAGGTGCTGATCACCAGCGATGCCAACGTGATTCGCGAAGCCGACCGGGTGGTTTTCCCCGGCGTTGGCGCGATTCGCGATTGCATGGCGGAGATCCGTCGCCTCGGTTTCGATTCGCTGGTGCGTGAAGTCAGCCAGGACCGTCCGTTCCTCGGCATCTGCGTGGGCATGCAAGCCTTGCTCGACACCAGCGAAGAGAACGACGGTGTCGACTGCATCGGCCTGTTCCCGGGCGCAGTGAAGTTCTTCGGCAAGGATCTGGTCGAAGACGGCGAACACCTGAAAGTCCCGCACATGGGCTGGAACGAAGTGAAGCAGAAGGTCAGTCACCCGCTGTGGCACGACATTCCGGACATGGCGCGGTTCTACTTCGTGCACAGCTACTACATCGCTGCCGCCAATGCGCGGCAGGTGGTGGGTGGCGGTCACTACGGTGTCGATTTCGCCGCGGCGCTGGCCGAAGGCTCGCGTTTCGCCGTGCAGTTCCACCCGGAGAAAAGCCATACCCATGGCCTGCAGTTGCTGCAGAACTTCGCTGCGTGGGACGGTCGCTGGTAA
- a CDS encoding DUF2164 domain-containing protein, whose product MAIKKKPPILTLTPEQESEANRKIKRFMEDRFELDLGSFEAAEILELFTREIAPHYYNRAIFDVQTHLKERFESIESDLWALEKN is encoded by the coding sequence ATGGCAATCAAAAAGAAACCGCCGATTCTGACCCTCACTCCCGAGCAGGAGAGCGAGGCCAATCGCAAGATCAAGCGTTTCATGGAAGACCGCTTCGAACTCGACCTCGGCTCGTTCGAGGCGGCGGAGATTCTTGAGCTGTTTACCCGTGAAATTGCTCCGCACTATTACAACAGGGCGATTTTCGATGTGCAGACGCACCTCAAAGAGAGGTTCGAAAGCATCGAAAGCGACCTGTGGGCGCTCGAGAAAAACTGA
- the hisA gene encoding 1-(5-phosphoribosyl)-5-[(5-phosphoribosylamino)methylideneamino]imidazole-4-carboxamide isomerase translates to MLIIPAIDLKDGACVRLRQGRMEDSTVFSDDPVSMAAKWVEGGCRRLHLVDLNGAFEGQPVNGEVVTAIAKRYPNLPIQIGGGIRSLETIEHYVKAGVSYVIIGTKAVKDPAFVAEACRAFPGKIIVGLDAKDGFVATDGWAEISTIQVIDLAKQFEADGVSSIVYTDIAKDGMMQGCNVPFTAALAAATKIPVIASGGIHNLGDIKTLLDAKAPGIIGAITGRAIYEGTLDVAEAQAFCDSYKG, encoded by the coding sequence ATGCTGATTATTCCCGCTATCGATCTTAAAGACGGTGCCTGTGTTCGTCTGCGCCAGGGCCGCATGGAAGATTCCACGGTGTTCTCCGATGACCCGGTGAGCATGGCTGCCAAGTGGGTGGAGGGCGGTTGCCGTCGTCTGCATCTGGTCGACCTGAACGGCGCCTTCGAAGGCCAGCCGGTCAACGGCGAAGTGGTCACCGCCATCGCCAAGCGTTATCCGAACCTGCCGATCCAGATCGGCGGCGGTATCCGCTCCCTGGAAACCATCGAGCACTACGTGAAAGCGGGCGTGAGCTACGTGATCATCGGCACCAAGGCTGTGAAAGATCCGGCCTTCGTCGCCGAAGCCTGCCGCGCGTTCCCGGGCAAAATCATCGTGGGTCTGGATGCCAAAGACGGTTTTGTCGCCACTGACGGCTGGGCTGAAATCAGTACCATCCAGGTGATCGACCTGGCCAAGCAATTCGAAGCCGACGGCGTGTCTTCGATCGTTTATACCGACATCGCCAAAGACGGCATGATGCAGGGCTGCAACGTACCGTTCACCGCGGCACTGGCTGCTGCAACAAAGATCCCGGTGATCGCTTCCGGCGGCATCCACAATCTGGGTGACATCAAGACCCTGCTCGACGCCAAGGCGCCAGGCATCATCGGTGCGATCACAGGCCGTGCGATCTACGAAGGCACCCTCGATGTCGCTGAAGCGCAAGCTTTCTGCGATTCGTACAAAGGCTGA
- the hisF gene encoding imidazole glycerol phosphate synthase subunit HisF — MALAKRIIPCLDVDNGRVVKGVKFENIRDAGDPVEIARRYDEQGADEITFLDITASVDGRDTTLHTVERMASQVFIPLTVGGGVRTVQDIRNLLNAGADKVSINTAAVFNPEFVGEAAQHFGSQCIVVAIDAKKVSGPGETPRWEIFTHGGRKPTGLDAIEWAKKMEGLGAGEILLTSMDQDGMKNGFDLGVTRAISDALGIPVIASGGVGNLQHLADGIIEGHASAVLAASIFHFGEYTVQEAKAYMAHRGIVMR; from the coding sequence ATGGCGCTGGCCAAACGCATCATCCCTTGCCTGGACGTGGACAACGGCCGGGTGGTCAAGGGTGTGAAATTCGAAAACATCCGCGACGCCGGTGACCCGGTGGAAATTGCTCGTCGTTACGACGAGCAGGGCGCCGACGAGATTACCTTTCTCGACATCACCGCCAGCGTCGATGGCCGCGACACCACGCTGCACACCGTCGAGCGCATGGCCAGCCAGGTGTTCATCCCGCTGACCGTGGGCGGTGGCGTGCGCACCGTGCAGGACATCCGCAACCTGCTCAATGCCGGTGCGGACAAGGTCTCGATCAACACTGCAGCGGTGTTCAACCCGGAGTTCGTCGGCGAAGCGGCACAGCATTTCGGTTCGCAATGCATCGTGGTGGCCATCGACGCGAAGAAGGTTTCGGGACCTGGCGAAACCCCGCGCTGGGAAATCTTCACCCATGGCGGTCGCAAGCCAACCGGCCTCGACGCCATTGAGTGGGCGAAGAAAATGGAAGGCCTGGGTGCCGGCGAAATCCTGCTGACCAGCATGGACCAGGACGGCATGAAAAACGGTTTCGACCTGGGTGTCACCCGCGCCATCAGCGATGCGCTGGGTATCCCGGTGATCGCCTCCGGCGGTGTCGGCAACCTGCAACACCTGGCCGACGGCATTATCGAAGGCCACGCCAGCGCGGTGCTGGCGGCGAGTATTTTCCACTTCGGCGAATACACGGTGCAGGAAGCCAAGGCCTATATGGCCCATCGCGGAATCGTGATGCGTTAA
- a CDS encoding ABC transporter substrate-binding protein — protein MLKRFLLVLASASLLLINGANAKDSPDTDLVLLTENFPPYNMAKNGKNFAQDENINGIATDIVREIFKRADISYSLTLRFPWERIYKLTLEKPGYGVFVMARLPDREKLFKWVGPIGPDDWIMLAKADSKITLETLNDARKYKIGAYKGDAIAETLSKQGLNPIVVLRDQDNARKLVNGQIDLWATGDPAGRYLARQEGVSGLKTVLRFNSAELYLALNKDVSDETVAKLQAALDQMRKEGRVDEIMAQYL, from the coding sequence ATGCTTAAACGCTTTCTTCTCGTCCTTGCCAGCGCTTCTCTGTTGTTGATCAACGGAGCAAACGCTAAAGACAGCCCTGATACCGACCTGGTGTTGCTGACGGAGAACTTCCCGCCGTACAACATGGCGAAGAATGGCAAGAACTTCGCTCAGGACGAGAACATCAATGGCATCGCCACCGATATCGTCCGCGAGATATTCAAGCGCGCCGACATTAGCTACAGCCTGACGCTGCGTTTCCCTTGGGAGCGAATCTACAAACTCACCCTGGAAAAACCCGGTTACGGCGTATTCGTCATGGCGCGGTTGCCGGATCGCGAGAAGCTATTCAAATGGGTCGGCCCGATTGGGCCGGACGACTGGATCATGCTGGCCAAGGCTGACAGCAAGATCACCCTCGAAACCTTGAATGATGCGCGCAAATACAAGATCGGCGCCTACAAGGGCGACGCGATTGCCGAGACGCTGTCCAAGCAAGGTCTAAACCCGATCGTTGTACTGCGCGATCAGGACAACGCCAGGAAACTGGTCAACGGTCAGATCGACCTGTGGGCCACCGGTGACCCGGCCGGGCGCTATCTGGCGCGTCAGGAAGGGGTCAGCGGGTTGAAAACCGTACTGCGTTTCAACAGTGCCGAACTGTACCTGGCGCTGAACAAGGATGTGTCGGACGAGACGGTGGCCAAGCTCCAGGCGGCGCTGGA